A single window of Vibrio stylophorae DNA harbors:
- a CDS encoding ExeA family protein gives MYCAHFGFQQRPFDLTPNTALFHALTPHIEAIQTVLMALSMREGLIKVTGEVGTGKTMVCRVLMQQLDAQYQLIYLPNPSLDGAGMCEAVLQELARPVPEQRHRLIDAIQQALLQIKAEGRHAVMVIDEAQGLSDGVLELIRLFGNLETEQEKLLSIVLLGQPELDERLANHQLRQLRQRISFYATLRPLSLAEAFAYIQYRNQSVGGRPEQFSDSAKRAIYHASRGVPRLIHQICHKALLLAYSKGKQKVCRRHVVAAAKATLDASQPVLPWLGALGWNKA, from the coding sequence ATGTATTGCGCGCACTTTGGTTTTCAGCAGCGCCCCTTTGATTTAACGCCCAATACTGCGTTATTTCATGCTTTGACACCTCATATTGAGGCGATTCAAACCGTTTTGATGGCGCTGTCGATGCGTGAAGGTTTGATCAAAGTGACCGGTGAGGTGGGTACGGGAAAAACCATGGTATGCCGCGTTTTAATGCAGCAGTTAGATGCGCAGTATCAACTGATTTATCTGCCCAACCCAAGCCTAGATGGCGCGGGAATGTGTGAGGCGGTGCTGCAAGAGCTGGCGCGGCCTGTGCCTGAGCAGCGACATCGTTTGATTGATGCGATTCAGCAGGCGTTATTGCAAATTAAAGCGGAAGGTCGCCATGCCGTGATGGTGATTGATGAGGCGCAGGGACTCAGTGATGGCGTGCTTGAGCTGATTCGTTTATTTGGCAATTTAGAAACAGAGCAAGAAAAGCTGCTGTCAATTGTCCTGCTGGGGCAGCCTGAACTCGATGAGCGATTAGCCAATCATCAGTTGCGCCAATTGCGCCAGCGTATCAGTTTTTATGCCACCTTGCGTCCGCTGAGTTTGGCTGAAGCTTTTGCCTATATTCAGTATCGCAATCAAAGTGTCGGTGGGCGCCCAGAACAATTTAGCGATAGCGCGAAAAGAGCGATTTATCACGCTAGCCGTGGCGTGCCACGGTTGATCCATCAAATTTGTCATAAAGCACTTTTGCTGGCTTACAGCAAAGGAAAACAAAAAGTTTGTCGTCGCCATGTGGTGGCAGCAGCAAAAGCAACACTTGATGCGTCACAGCCTGTTTTACCTTGGCTTGGGGCGCTAGGTTGGAATAAAGCATGA
- a CDS encoding MSHA biogenesis protein MshP: MFLNQQARQQLGQPCGVQGLRHQRGNMLVLIVFILVVMASLAIAMMRINASSVDTTTKEVMATRAWFAAQSGADWALTRLFPLSGGPAVCQYHNLSAPSTKMPGATGLYGCAVQVSCTSTEVIDRDQRYTAYRILSTGTCGTDMFQVSRHQDVWAKNLHN; the protein is encoded by the coding sequence ATGTTCCTTAATCAACAAGCTAGGCAACAACTTGGCCAGCCATGTGGTGTTCAAGGGCTGCGTCACCAGCGCGGTAATATGCTGGTGCTCATCGTCTTTATTTTGGTGGTGATGGCATCATTGGCCATTGCCATGATGCGAATTAATGCCTCTAGCGTCGATACCACCACCAAAGAGGTGATGGCGACTCGTGCTTGGTTTGCAGCGCAAAGCGGCGCTGATTGGGCGCTGACTCGGCTATTTCCTTTGAGCGGCGGTCCAGCCGTGTGCCAATATCACAATCTCAGTGCACCGAGTACCAAAATGCCGGGGGCAACGGGACTCTACGGTTGTGCGGTGCAGGTGAGTTGCACCAGTACTGAAGTGATCGACAGAGATCAACGCTATACCGCCTATCGCATCTTGAGTACTGGGACCTGTGGCACTGATATGTTTCAAGTGTCACGCCACCAAGATGTGTGGGCCAAAAATCTCCATAACTAG
- a CDS encoding type II secretion system protein — protein sequence MQNNRQAGFTLMELVVVIVLLAILSLYAVSKFAGRSGFEAIAKRDQAISIARQVQLYAMQHASARLGNAPQCYALEVESAAGTFGRVLSGCPNLPADASAVLPLDGVQVKRDHQTPNRIYFSALGQPIKSSGARLCFNFPCRIEFVDEERAALCIYSEGFIDACS from the coding sequence ATGCAAAATAATCGCCAAGCTGGTTTCACGCTCATGGAACTGGTGGTGGTGATTGTTTTGCTGGCGATATTAAGCCTCTATGCGGTCAGCAAATTTGCTGGCCGCAGTGGTTTTGAAGCCATTGCTAAACGCGACCAAGCAATTTCCATTGCTCGGCAGGTGCAGCTGTACGCGATGCAGCATGCAAGCGCCCGTTTAGGCAATGCGCCTCAATGTTATGCTCTTGAAGTTGAAAGTGCGGCTGGCACCTTTGGCCGTGTGCTTTCTGGGTGTCCCAATCTACCCGCAGACGCTTCAGCGGTCTTGCCCTTGGATGGCGTGCAAGTGAAGCGCGATCATCAAACCCCGAATCGTATCTATTTTTCAGCATTAGGCCAGCCAATCAAATCTTCTGGTGCAAGGCTGTGTTTTAATTTCCCTTGCCGCATTGAATTTGTGGATGAAGAGCGCGCTGCGTTGTGTATCTATAGTGAGGGCTTTATTGATGCTTGCTCCTAA
- a CDS encoding prepilin-type N-terminal cleavage/methylation domain-containing protein, whose translation MNKSRGFSLIELVIVIVIIGLLSAVALPRFFDVSEEAKKASIEGVSGSFSSAVIAARAQWEARGRPSDSSGHNQVNYDGVIFLLTKDRPGYPYALQGSNAGVGVPSAQDCAALLQNLLQNGPSGSIHSNAGTDYQVSTYSDGSHQGCRYTQGMRPHHNFTYVPNLGRVKVNLQ comes from the coding sequence ATGAATAAAAGTCGCGGCTTTTCACTGATCGAATTGGTGATTGTGATTGTGATTATCGGTCTTTTATCGGCAGTTGCTTTGCCTCGTTTTTTTGATGTCAGTGAAGAGGCAAAAAAAGCGAGTATTGAGGGGGTTAGTGGTAGTTTCTCCTCCGCGGTTATTGCCGCTCGCGCGCAATGGGAAGCGCGTGGTCGACCAAGTGATAGCTCGGGTCATAATCAAGTGAATTATGACGGGGTGATCTTTTTATTAACGAAAGATCGTCCGGGTTATCCCTATGCATTGCAGGGTTCAAATGCTGGGGTCGGTGTGCCATCAGCGCAAGACTGCGCGGCACTATTGCAGAATTTGTTACAAAACGGGCCAAGTGGTTCGATTCACTCGAATGCTGGCACTGATTATCAGGTTTCAACCTATAGCGACGGTAGCCATCAAGGCTGTCGTTATACCCAGGGGATGCGCCCCCACCACAACTTTACCTATGTCCCAAATTTGGGGCGAGTTAAAGTGAATTTACAATGA
- a CDS encoding type II secretion system F family protein codes for MARFSYQGRDSQGKNVRGHIEAAHTDSAMAQLISQGIMADRIEPAKAGLPDLSQLFHRQVPLELMVIFCRQLYSLTKAGVPILRAIHGLAQSTDDKLLGQTLNQVGIDLTNGHSLSSAVAQHPRIFSRLFIAMLHVGENTGRLDQSLLQLANYYEQELETRKRIKSAMRYPLFVLSAIALAMVVLNIFVIPKFASMFARFGVELPWVTKLLLGTSNFFVDFWPLLLGLVLVATLGFSHWRRSEKGELIWDHWRLRFPIVGSIVNRAQLSRFSRTFALMTRAGVPLNQGVGLAAEALGNRYLETRLAEMKSAIESGASIAATATQIGVFTPLVQQMLAVGEETGQIDDLLLEVADFYDREVDYDLRTLTARIEPILLMLVAGMVLILALGIFLPMWNIYDVARGV; via the coding sequence ATGGCTCGGTTTTCCTATCAGGGGCGAGATAGCCAAGGTAAAAATGTTCGCGGTCATATTGAAGCTGCGCACACCGACAGTGCTATGGCGCAATTGATCAGCCAAGGCATTATGGCTGATCGCATAGAGCCCGCAAAAGCGGGATTGCCTGATTTGAGCCAACTGTTTCATCGCCAAGTACCACTAGAGTTGATGGTGATCTTTTGTCGCCAGCTTTATAGCTTAACCAAGGCTGGGGTGCCAATTTTGCGGGCGATTCATGGTTTGGCACAAAGCACCGATGACAAATTATTAGGACAAACCCTCAATCAAGTGGGCATTGACCTGACCAATGGCCATAGTTTATCGAGCGCGGTGGCGCAGCATCCGCGTATTTTTAGCCGCTTATTTATCGCCATGCTGCATGTGGGTGAAAACACCGGTCGTCTTGATCAATCTTTGCTGCAATTAGCGAACTATTACGAACAGGAGTTGGAAACACGCAAACGCATTAAATCAGCGATGCGCTATCCGCTCTTCGTGTTATCTGCGATCGCTTTAGCGATGGTGGTGTTGAATATTTTTGTGATTCCGAAATTTGCCTCCATGTTTGCTCGATTTGGTGTGGAGCTGCCTTGGGTCACTAAGTTGCTACTAGGGACTTCAAATTTTTTCGTCGACTTTTGGCCTTTGTTATTGGGCTTGGTGTTAGTCGCGACCCTTGGTTTTTCTCATTGGCGACGTAGTGAAAAAGGCGAGTTAATTTGGGATCACTGGCGATTGAGATTTCCTATTGTGGGCTCCATTGTCAACCGCGCACAATTATCGCGTTTTAGTCGCACCTTTGCGCTGATGACAAGAGCTGGCGTGCCGCTCAACCAAGGGGTTGGGTTGGCAGCAGAAGCGCTGGGTAACCGCTATCTTGAGACGCGCCTAGCGGAGATGAAAAGTGCCATTGAAAGTGGCGCGTCCATTGCTGCTACAGCGACACAAATTGGCGTGTTTACCCCTTTGGTACAACAAATGTTGGCTGTTGGCGAAGAAACGGGTCAGATTGATGATTTGTTATTGGAAGTAGCGGATTTTTACGATCGTGAGGTGGATTACGATCTACGCACATTGACTGCGCGGATTGAGCCGATTTTGCTGATGTTGGTTGCCGGTATGGTGCTGATTTTGGCGCTCGGGATCTTCTTGCCGATGTGGAATATTTATGATGTCGCGCGCGGCGTTTAA
- a CDS encoding PilW family protein, which translates to MKRQSGFTLVELVVTLIVLGILTLAIGNYVELGARGYTETVVRERLQSQARFAVARLTKELRHALPNSISVTNPIADGRYQCLQFMPITEVGFYLRLPNPGEHQFPVVFWQPERLPFNLKQYRIAINAMTPRQLRDDSLRQSTPTVSYGQQQLTIIPDLANQSAFLSGSPGQRAYLYHRLAWVTFCVNSQGELTREQFGQRALLADELVPASSGFVYEAASLVRSALVHFDLRFSAEGEESRYSNDVQVINVP; encoded by the coding sequence ATGAAGCGCCAGAGTGGCTTTACCTTAGTTGAGCTGGTTGTAACCCTGATTGTCTTAGGTATTTTAACCTTGGCGATTGGTAATTATGTTGAGCTTGGCGCGCGTGGTTATACAGAAACTGTGGTGCGTGAGCGTTTGCAATCACAAGCACGTTTCGCGGTGGCGCGATTGACCAAAGAGCTGCGTCACGCACTGCCCAACAGTATTTCGGTCACAAATCCAATTGCCGATGGTCGCTATCAGTGCCTGCAATTTATGCCCATTACCGAAGTGGGGTTTTACCTTCGCTTGCCCAATCCTGGGGAGCACCAGTTTCCTGTGGTGTTTTGGCAACCTGAACGCTTACCTTTCAATCTCAAACAATATCGTATTGCTATTAATGCAATGACCCCAAGGCAGCTGCGTGATGATAGTTTGCGTCAATCGACACCGACGGTTTCTTATGGCCAGCAGCAGCTCACGATTATCCCTGATCTCGCTAATCAAAGTGCCTTTTTATCGGGTTCGCCAGGACAACGTGCATACCTTTATCATCGTTTGGCTTGGGTTACATTTTGTGTCAATTCTCAGGGTGAGTTGACCCGTGAGCAGTTTGGTCAGCGTGCGCTACTGGCTGATGAATTGGTGCCCGCGAGTAGTGGCTTTGTCTATGAAGCGGCAAGTTTGGTGCGAAGTGCATTGGTTCACTTTGATTTGCGCTTTAGTGCGGAAGGTGAAGAGAGCCGATACAGCAACGATGTGCAGGTGATCAATGTTCCTTAA
- a CDS encoding type II secretion system protein encodes MKKQAGFTLIELVVVIVILGILAVTAAPKFLGMQEDARGAALQGVVAAVKGANSQVYAKAAVAGQEKANPGEIDVNGTKVATTFGYVTAADLSKVVELSDWDLGTAGEINFKPAITNCKVTYAAPAADGDAPTITVVESGC; translated from the coding sequence ATGAAAAAACAAGCTGGTTTTACTCTAATTGAACTAGTGGTCGTTATCGTGATCCTTGGTATTTTGGCTGTGACTGCAGCACCTAAATTCTTGGGTATGCAAGAAGATGCACGTGGTGCAGCACTTCAAGGCGTCGTAGCTGCAGTGAAAGGCGCGAACTCACAAGTTTACGCAAAAGCAGCGGTTGCAGGCCAAGAGAAAGCAAATCCAGGCGAAATCGATGTTAATGGTACTAAAGTAGCGACTACATTTGGTTATGTGACTGCAGCTGATCTTTCAAAAGTAGTTGAGCTATCTGATTGGGATTTGGGGACTGCTGGTGAAATCAACTTCAAGCCTGCAATTACTAACTGTAAAGTGACTTATGCTGCACCTGCAGCAGATGGTGACGCACCAACAATTACTGTTGTTGAGAGTGGTTGCTAA
- the mshL gene encoding pilus (MSHA type) biogenesis protein MshL produces MRIAFVFFTISLLVGCAMGHQDPTEIKAALEQAHQANDPLANLPDAVQTDLMPGLQDSEKTSGLEMQRRFKIDARNLEAKTFFTSLVQGSPYSVVLHPDVRGRITLAVNDVTIDEVLGVVSDIYGYQVERRGNIIQIFPAGMRTQTFPIDYLQLKRVGRSLTAITTGSVTNRDESSNDDSSSDNNSWSGNGGDNNYTDTSSLVGGTVIETSSDSDFWPQLERAVMAMIGGGDGRSVTASPQASLLTVRAYPDELRQVQSFLNETQLRLKRQVILEAKILEVTLSDSYQQGINWSNLTSAIGGVDITINQPAGSGTLPSISPISDLLGGQTNITIGDGNFETVLSFMSTQGDLNVLSSPRVTASNNQKAVIKVGQDEYFVTDISSVAGSGDSANVAPEVELTPFFSGISLDVTPQIDSKGGVMLHVHPAVIDVTSEEKNIALGQFGDLTVPLAKSSIRESDSIIHAKSGDVVVIGGLMKSELVDQVSKVPGLGDIPAIGHLFRNVAKVKRKTELVILLKPTVVEDDSWQQEIQRSQDLLNQWFPEEAE; encoded by the coding sequence ATGCGTATAGCCTTTGTTTTTTTTACGATTTCCTTACTGGTTGGCTGTGCCATGGGGCATCAAGATCCAACTGAGATCAAAGCGGCATTAGAACAAGCACACCAAGCCAATGATCCTTTGGCAAATTTGCCCGATGCAGTGCAAACCGACTTGATGCCAGGTCTACAAGATAGCGAGAAAACAAGCGGCCTTGAGATGCAGCGTCGCTTTAAAATTGATGCGCGCAATCTAGAAGCGAAAACCTTTTTTACCAGCCTTGTTCAAGGCTCACCCTATTCAGTGGTGCTACACCCAGACGTTCGTGGTCGTATTACCCTTGCGGTGAATGATGTCACGATTGATGAAGTCCTAGGCGTTGTCTCTGACATTTATGGCTATCAAGTTGAGCGCCGTGGCAACATTATCCAAATTTTCCCTGCGGGTATGCGTACTCAAACCTTCCCGATTGACTACTTGCAGCTCAAACGCGTCGGTCGTTCATTAACTGCAATCACCACTGGTTCGGTTACCAATCGTGATGAGAGCAGCAACGATGATTCCAGTTCGGATAACAACAGTTGGAGCGGAAATGGCGGCGATAACAATTACACTGACACCAGTAGCTTGGTGGGTGGTACTGTCATTGAAACCAGCAGTGATAGTGATTTTTGGCCACAGCTAGAACGCGCTGTGATGGCCATGATTGGTGGCGGTGATGGTCGCAGTGTCACAGCATCGCCTCAAGCGAGTTTGCTCACGGTTCGTGCGTATCCTGATGAGCTTCGCCAAGTGCAATCATTCCTTAATGAAACGCAGCTTCGTTTGAAGCGCCAAGTGATTCTTGAAGCGAAAATTCTAGAGGTCACGTTGAGTGACAGCTATCAGCAAGGAATCAACTGGAGCAATCTAACCAGTGCGATTGGTGGTGTAGACATTACCATTAACCAGCCAGCGGGCTCAGGTACTTTGCCATCTATTTCACCGATTAGTGATCTACTTGGTGGGCAAACCAATATCACCATTGGTGATGGCAATTTTGAAACTGTCTTGAGCTTTATGTCCACGCAAGGCGATTTAAACGTGCTTTCCAGTCCTCGTGTCACTGCATCAAATAACCAAAAAGCAGTGATTAAAGTAGGTCAAGATGAATACTTTGTTACTGATATTTCCAGTGTTGCGGGTAGCGGCGATAGTGCCAATGTGGCGCCAGAAGTTGAATTAACACCATTTTTCTCAGGCATCTCTTTAGACGTGACACCGCAGATTGATAGCAAAGGCGGCGTGATGCTGCATGTGCATCCCGCTGTCATTGATGTCACCAGCGAAGAGAAAAATATCGCATTGGGTCAATTTGGTGATTTGACTGTGCCTTTGGCAAAAAGCTCAATTCGTGAATCAGACTCGATCATTCATGCCAAAAGTGGTGATGTGGTGGTGATCGGTGGCTTGATGAAATCTGAGCTGGTGGATCAGGTTAGTAAAGTGCCGGGTCTAGGTGATATTCCAGCCATTGGTCATTTGTTCCGCAATGTCGCTAAGGTGAAACGTAAAACTGAATTGGTGATTTTACTCAAACCAACAGTGGTTGAAGATGATTCGTGGCAGCAAGAGATTCAACGTTCACAGGATCTGCTGAATCAGTGGTTCCCGGAAGAAGCTGAGTAA
- a CDS encoding MSHA biogenesis protein MshK: MARFVIYLILLVAPSCLAATEQDPTKPLNWQNVPTTTHHSVKRTASLPQLSAVFCAESGCQAVLNDDLVAVGSRVRGYQVTQINPEGVVLRRGQRQWRLTLVATDLKQ, translated from the coding sequence GTGGCTAGATTTGTTATCTATTTGATTTTGTTGGTTGCGCCAAGCTGTTTGGCGGCAACGGAGCAGGATCCAACCAAGCCGTTAAACTGGCAAAACGTGCCGACGACGACGCATCACTCGGTGAAGCGTACGGCAAGTTTGCCACAGCTTTCAGCCGTTTTTTGTGCCGAGTCAGGCTGTCAGGCGGTGTTAAATGATGACCTAGTCGCAGTGGGCAGCCGTGTTCGCGGTTATCAGGTGACTCAAATTAACCCCGAAGGGGTGGTACTTCGCCGTGGCCAGCGCCAATGGCGATTAACGCTTGTTGCAACTGACCTCAAACAATAA
- a CDS encoding tetratricopeptide repeat protein encodes MSQMNETLSQLAQKQGVASLTPAAVKPVRSPWWRYGLAAVGVVTLVGIGSFSLIQQSTPAHASTATITSTAAASSSNVQKPVNAADEHALTQKSVTPTVDFVAQATPVKTVTLASTSSAQSAKPSEHSAKTHTEHAPRHVAVAHKQKTTTEHSKPVASAQTKRAAAAKPFVANPTPSPRTQPVALAKVTAKTEPAVATDVKTPEGEMTLQVVERSPAELATLAEKQAQLALDKGDRKRAAAALTRALEYEPERVSARQQLAALYYGQRQAAQAVALLQQGIALMPQDTQLRLMLAKLLAREKQPAAALSVMQYLPGHAPIEYLAMRGALAQQLKANELAKQSYQLLTLRQPYDGRWWLGLAIAFERLGEPAVEAYRHAQQGSGLSLNSQQFIAKRLEALGQK; translated from the coding sequence ATGAGTCAGATGAATGAAACTTTAAGTCAGTTAGCGCAAAAGCAAGGGGTTGCTTCATTGACTCCTGCGGCGGTAAAGCCTGTGCGCTCGCCATGGTGGCGCTATGGTTTAGCCGCGGTTGGTGTCGTGACTTTGGTGGGCATTGGTTCCTTTAGTTTGATTCAGCAAAGCACACCTGCGCACGCGAGTACCGCGACAATCACATCAACCGCGGCGGCGAGTAGCTCAAACGTCCAAAAGCCTGTCAATGCCGCGGATGAACATGCGCTCACTCAAAAATCAGTCACGCCAACGGTTGATTTTGTTGCCCAGGCAACGCCAGTCAAAACAGTGACTTTAGCTTCGACATCCTCTGCTCAATCTGCGAAACCTTCTGAGCATAGTGCAAAAACGCACACTGAGCATGCGCCGCGCCATGTTGCTGTAGCGCATAAACAAAAGACTACGACAGAGCACTCGAAACCTGTTGCGTCAGCGCAAACCAAACGAGCAGCAGCGGCTAAACCATTCGTTGCAAATCCAACGCCATCACCTCGTACTCAGCCTGTTGCGCTTGCCAAGGTTACAGCAAAAACTGAGCCTGCAGTGGCTACAGATGTGAAAACGCCAGAAGGCGAGATGACTTTACAGGTGGTTGAGCGCTCGCCAGCAGAATTAGCCACACTTGCTGAAAAGCAGGCTCAGCTTGCACTTGATAAAGGCGATCGCAAACGCGCAGCGGCCGCTTTAACGCGCGCGTTAGAGTATGAACCAGAACGAGTGAGCGCGCGTCAGCAATTGGCGGCCTTATATTATGGTCAGCGCCAAGCAGCACAAGCCGTTGCCTTGCTTCAGCAGGGGATTGCATTGATGCCGCAAGATACCCAATTGCGCTTGATGCTCGCTAAGTTGCTTGCCCGAGAGAAGCAACCTGCAGCTGCGCTCTCTGTGATGCAGTATTTACCTGGGCATGCGCCAATTGAATATTTGGCGATGCGCGGTGCATTGGCACAGCAGCTGAAAGCAAATGAGCTTGCCAAACAAAGCTATCAATTATTGACGCTGCGCCAGCCCTATGATGGTCGCTGGTGGCTTGGATTGGCTATCGCCTTTGAACGTCTCGGTGAGCCTGCGGTTGAAGCCTATCGTCACGCGCAGCAAGGTTCTGGCTTGTCTCTTAATTCACAGCAATTTATTGCTAAGCGCTTAGAGGCGTTAGGGCAAAAATAG
- a CDS encoding GspE/PulE family protein translates to MAIKLRKRLGDLLVEEGIISQAQLEQALNKQSETRQKLGDTLIHQGALTEQQMLQFLARQLDLPLVDLARVSVDPDAVALLPEVHARRLRAMVVDRHGDQLRVAMSDPADLNAQEALYDQLRDYRVSLVIAPEHQLVNCFDRYYRRTKEIVSFAEQLHAEHKNSGDHLFGGLLDEHTADTDEVTVVKLINSLFADAIQVGASDIHIEPDQRVLRIRQRIDGILHETLINEVNVASALVLRLKLMAGLDISEKRLPQDGRFNLNVRGQSVDVRLSTMPVAYGESVVMRLLNQSSGILSLRDIGMPPYQLDALEQQLKRPHGMVLVTGPTGSGKTTTLYAALSLLNVPGKKIITAEDPVEYRLERVNQVQVNNKIGLDFSTILRTFLRQDPDIIMVGEMRDKETVDIGLRAALTGHLVLSTLHTNNAVESALRLLDMGAPGYLVASAVRAVIAQRLVRRVCPDCQTEHQLDEGQQQWLRSRFPHHVGAKFYRGQGCQNCNLTGYKGRVGVFELLVLDRQMMDALRREDTAQFASLALHSANFRPLVSSAMELAITAVTSLDEVMILGEGVSLDDEPAGLHGVDAMALANDHSTEV, encoded by the coding sequence ATGGCGATTAAATTAAGAAAACGTCTGGGCGATTTGCTGGTTGAAGAGGGCATCATTTCTCAGGCGCAGCTCGAACAAGCGCTCAACAAACAAAGTGAAACGCGACAAAAATTAGGTGACACCCTGATTCATCAAGGGGCGCTAACCGAACAGCAGATGTTGCAATTTTTGGCCCGTCAATTGGATTTGCCTTTAGTTGATTTAGCGCGCGTGAGTGTGGATCCCGATGCCGTTGCTTTGCTACCGGAAGTGCATGCCCGCCGTTTACGTGCCATGGTGGTGGATCGCCATGGCGATCAGCTGCGAGTTGCAATGAGCGATCCTGCCGATCTTAACGCGCAAGAAGCGCTGTATGATCAGCTTCGCGACTATCGCGTGAGCTTGGTGATTGCACCAGAGCACCAGTTGGTGAACTGTTTTGATCGCTATTATCGACGCACCAAAGAGATCGTTTCTTTTGCTGAGCAGCTCCATGCCGAGCATAAAAATAGTGGTGATCACCTCTTTGGTGGCCTGTTGGATGAGCATACGGCTGACACCGATGAGGTCACCGTTGTTAAGCTTATCAACTCACTATTTGCTGATGCTATCCAGGTGGGCGCATCAGATATTCATATTGAACCAGACCAACGAGTGCTTCGCATTCGTCAGCGTATTGATGGCATTTTGCACGAAACCTTAATCAACGAAGTCAATGTCGCTAGTGCGTTGGTGCTGCGCTTGAAGTTGATGGCGGGGCTCGATATCTCAGAAAAACGCTTGCCGCAAGATGGCCGCTTTAATCTTAATGTTCGCGGTCAATCTGTGGATGTGCGTCTCTCGACTATGCCTGTGGCCTATGGTGAGTCGGTGGTGATGCGTTTGCTAAACCAATCTTCTGGGATTTTGAGCCTTCGAGATATTGGCATGCCGCCTTACCAGCTGGACGCGCTTGAGCAGCAATTGAAACGCCCCCATGGCATGGTGCTGGTAACAGGTCCTACGGGCTCAGGTAAAACGACCACGCTTTATGCTGCGCTCAGTTTGCTTAATGTGCCGGGTAAAAAGATTATTACCGCTGAAGATCCTGTGGAATATCGCCTTGAGCGTGTCAATCAGGTTCAGGTCAATAATAAGATTGGCCTCGATTTCTCCACTATTTTGCGCACATTTTTGCGTCAAGACCCCGATATCATCATGGTGGGTGAGATGCGTGATAAAGAGACTGTCGATATCGGTCTTCGCGCGGCGCTGACCGGCCACTTAGTGCTTTCCACTTTGCATACCAACAACGCGGTTGAAAGTGCGCTGCGTTTGTTAGATATGGGCGCACCAGGTTATTTGGTTGCCAGTGCGGTGCGTGCGGTGATTGCCCAGCGTTTGGTGCGCCGCGTTTGTCCTGATTGTCAAACCGAGCATCAGCTTGATGAAGGTCAGCAGCAATGGTTGCGTAGCCGTTTTCCCCATCATGTGGGCGCGAAATTTTATCGTGGCCAAGGGTGCCAAAACTGTAACTTAACTGGCTATAAGGGCCGGGTGGGTGTCTTTGAACTGCTGGTTTTGGATCGTCAGATGATGGATGCATTGCGCCGTGAAGATACTGCGCAATTTGCGTCTCTTGCGCTTCATTCTGCAAACTTCCGTCCTTTGGTTAGCTCTGCGATGGAACTGGCGATCACGGCAGTGACCAGTTTGGATGAAGTGATGATCTTGGGTGAAGGGGTCAGCCTTGATGATGAGCCGGCAGGGCTTCATGGTGTGGATGCCATGGCGCTCGCCAATGATCACTCTACGGAGGTCTAA
- a CDS encoding type IV pilus modification PilV family protein — MLAPKKQRGFTLIESIVAIVVLGFALMIMTGMLFPQWQQSAQPHYQARASALAETLLNEILARQYDQNSDPDGGIVRCDQSPSLEFPTPPTCSSTLGPDVGEARFALTDVDDYIGCWADSARECNGSPWRGRLSDILGESIADDYNQFVVDVSVIYDSNFDARADNPTIKANRLFKRVELEVKTQHWGEYQYAAYKGNY, encoded by the coding sequence ATGCTTGCTCCTAAGAAACAACGGGGTTTTACGCTTATCGAAAGCATCGTTGCTATTGTGGTGCTTGGTTTTGCGTTGATGATTATGACTGGCATGCTTTTTCCACAATGGCAGCAATCAGCGCAGCCGCATTATCAAGCGCGTGCCAGTGCTTTGGCTGAGACGCTACTCAATGAAATTTTAGCGCGTCAATATGATCAAAATAGTGACCCAGATGGTGGCATTGTTCGCTGCGATCAAAGTCCCAGCCTTGAGTTTCCCACGCCCCCAACTTGTTCATCGACACTTGGTCCAGATGTGGGCGAAGCGCGTTTTGCATTGACCGATGTGGATGATTACATTGGCTGCTGGGCTGATAGCGCACGCGAATGTAACGGCTCGCCATGGCGAGGACGGTTAAGTGATATTTTGGGTGAAAGTATTGCTGATGATTACAACCAATTTGTCGTCGATGTGTCTGTGATTTATGACAGCAACTTTGATGCGCGTGCCGATAATCCAACCATCAAAGCCAATCGCCTCTTTAAACGTGTTGAGCTTGAAGTGAAAACACAGCATTGGGGTGAGTATCAATATGCAGCCTATAAGGGGAATTATTGA